The genomic region TAGATTCTAAAATTTTTGGGATGCACAAAATAAAAAAGCTCGTTTTAGACCTCTTTTTTGCCTATCACGAAGGGCGAATAAAACACATTTCACCTTTATGCCTTTATGGACCTCCGGGAACTGGCAAAACAGCATTTGCCGTTGCCCTTGCAAAAGCCCTTAACCTTCCGTACATCATAATCTCGGCAACAGGAGCCAATGACCCAGATGCTTTTTTTCGGGGATCACTCAGGACATATGTTGGTTCTGCGCCCGGATTTTTTTTCTCTGCTTTTTCACAATTACAATGCATAAATCCACTGATTATTATCGATGAAATCGACAAACAAGCTGTAGGTAATCACCGCGGAACAATCCAAAACGTATTACTTCAAGCTCTAGACCCGGTGCAAAACAAACGATTTAGAGACTATTACCTTAACCATGATATCGATATCAGTAATGCATTTATCATTACCACCGCAAACGATATCAACCTCATTTCAGACCCCCTCCAAGACCGAATGCTCATGGTCAAGGTAGATGAATACAGCGAAAAAGAGCGCGAAATTATCGCAAGTACCATTATTTGGAACAAAATTAAAGGAACGTACAAAATCCCTCCGGATGTAAAGAAACAATTTATTCAAAAAGCACTCTTAAAAACAGCTGAAACACGAATATTTAGGTCTTTAAAAAAAATATTAACAAAAAAAATCAATCGCTGGCTCAGACTAAATAGCTAAATAAAATGTTTTTTCAACAAAAGCAGCTCTTTTAGTAAAAAAGAAGACCCCCTTTTGAAGCTTTGTTTGCGATAAGCCATACTACAAAAAGTGCTGAGTTGGCCGCGTTATTCTGGGGAGAAAAATAATTGTGCTACATTTTGTAAAAAAACTATATAAAACAATATTTTTTGTTGTTTTGTTTTCATTGATTACAACTCCATACCCCATCAAAGCACCCCTTTCTCTGCCGAGCTTTGAACAAATTTGTCTAGGATCGGTAAGTTTTGCAGCCCTGGCATCATTATTAATGGTCTATCTTGATAGCCGAGAATCACGCGCACAAAATCACCATAAATATACAAATAACGCTCATATTTCAGATGAAATCAAACAAAAAATTTCAACAAAACTAAAGTCTTTAAGGCTCTGGAAAGCACACAGAGAATTAACCGCAAATTACCTTGCGGTAATTGACAAATTTCCTTTTGGTATCACAACTGAATCAACAATCGATCTTGCTGCTGCTCGCGCATCACTCGATGCTTCGCACTGTGGACTGAGCTCTGTCAAAGAAACCATCATTGACTACCTTGCTGGCATAAAACTCAGTGGCAAATCACACAAAATCCTTTGTTTGTCGGGAATGCCAGGGATTGGAAAAACTACCGTAGCTGAATCAATCAGCAAAGCCTTGGGTAAAAAATTTAGCAAAATAACTTTTGGAGCACTCAAAACCCTTTCATCTCAAACATATGGTCAGGAAGCAGAACTTTCTGGCGCAGGCCCAATCGCAAACGCCCTTATTTCTGCAGAAGCAGAGAATCCCGTAATATTGCTCGATGAAATCGACAAAGCTCCAGATTATTTACTCCCACAGCTACTTGAGATTCTTGATCCAGCTCAAAACAAAAAATTTAAAGATGTCTACCTCGGTTTTGAAGTCGATATTTCTAACGTTACCTTTATCGCAACTGCAAACGATTTATCAAAAATCGCACGACCACTTCTTGATAGAATGCAAGTTTTAGAACTTCACCCGTACAGCAGGCAAGAAAGAGTTACGATTGCTCATGAAAAATTAATTCCCCAAATTGCTGCCGACATGAAGCTGCCAAAAAGTATCGAATGCAAACTTCACTTACTCGCAGAACCTCTTGTCGATCGGATTATCAACAACGAAGCAGGGGTGCGAGATTTAAAACGCTATTTAATTTCAGGCGCAGAAAAATATGCTCGATTACATCAAGAAAAACGCGCTTTGCTTGAGGATGTTACCATTTCACCCCAAGAAATTATCAAAACTCAACATCCAGAAATGCTTCAACTTACCCCTGCCTTTGAAATTCCAGAACAAAAACTTGTTGGCGTTGCAAACGGGATGTATGCTGCCGGCACAAATGGCGGCGGATTGCTCAAAATCGAATCGATTTGTATTCCTCATGGATCTGGCCAACTACATGCAAATAAATTGCAAGGAAAGTTTTCTGCCGAAGCTCAAAACCGTGTCTTTGCATACGTAAAAAGTATCGCCGATCAATATGGAATTGATCAAAAAACATTCCGTGAAAACGACTTTATGTTTGGAGATCAATTATATGTTCCTGTCGATGGCCCTTCAGCGGGACTCGCTCATACCGTTTCTCTTATTTCAACACTGACAAATACCCCAGTAAAACAAGATTTTTCTATGACTGGCGCAATCGATATGCATGGCAACGTGTTGCCGGTTAATGGATATCGGGATAAAATATTAGGTTCTGAGCGATCAGGGATCAGAAACGTTGTAGTTCCTGCTGCTGCAAAACCTGTCATCGAAAGCATCAAAGAAGACTTTAAAGATTTAACTATTTTTTATGTCTCGACAGTTCCAGAAGCACTGAAATTAGTTTTTGAAACAGCACAAATATAATTAAGAGAAAGACTATGATACAAAAAACAATCTTAAAAACCACGTTAATCGCTCTTCTTTTTGCTCCATCACTCAATAAGGCTGCAAGCTTTGGTGGGTTTATGCGCGGAACTCGCGACACCGTTATCACCCTCAGTATTCTGGCATCAATTTACCTTGCATGGGTACATTTTTCTGCAACAACAGACGAAGCCATTTTAATGAATCAGCTTTTAGCACAAAATGCGATTCCTTCGCACATAAAAAAAATTATTACCTCAAAAATTAAATATGCCTCCCTCAGAAGAAATACCTATATTTCCTACGTCCTTAAATACCCATGGGAAAAACAATTTCCACCAGCAGTAAATCTGAGCAAAGCACACGAAACACTCCAATCTCACCATGGAATGAATCTTGTAAAAACGCACATACTCGAACAAGTTGCATTATTGCAACTCAATCCATCTCTCAAGCTACGCCCAATTTGTTTAGTTGGGCCATCGGGAACGGGAAAGACTTCAATTGCTCAAGTAATTGCTCGTGCTATGAATAGACCGTTTAATATTCTTTCGATGGGAAATGATGAAAAATACTTCAGAGGATTTGAATACACCTATGAAGGCTCAGAACCCGGTGCATTCATGAAGCTGCATACCAACTTCAAAAACAAATTCAGCGTCATATTGTTTGATGAACTTGATAAACTCAATAACAAAGCAGCTCAAACTATTCTTGAAGCTCTTGACCCAGAAAGAAATAGTGAATACCAAGATACATTTATGGATTTTCCAATCGATCTTTCTAACCATTTTTTTATCGCAACAGCTAACGATCTTTCTAAAATTCCTTCAGCGATTAAAGACCGGATGACGATTATTAATGTCGATCCATACACCCCAAAAGAAAAAGAAATAATTGCACTCAAAAATTTTATCCCAAAACTCAAAGAAGAATACAACCTTCCAGAGGATGCTATTGCAGAATTAACCGCACTAATGCCACTCATTATCGAAAGAACATCTCGAACTATCGAAGGCGAAAATGGCGTTCGAACACTCCAACAAGCACTCAAGTCTTTAGCTGCTAAATATTACACCGCTTTTCTTATGGGAAAAAAAATTTCAATAACAAAAGAGAATCTTTCATCGTACCTAGATCCACAATTTTCAGAATTTAGACTTTCTGATACCCCAGAAGATGCTATCATGTACGCCAATACGCACCTCAAACGCTTGCGGGTGTCTCAAGAAATATTCAGAAGAATTGAAGATCGAATCAGCGATTTTAAAGGATATGCAGACAAAACAAGTGCAACGCTCATCCGGACCTATGTCGACTGGATTTTAAAATATCCCTTTGTGTCTCAGCAACCAAAGACACCACAGTTTTCTGAAATCATGGCCCAGCTCAATGCAACTCACTACGGAATCTGGCACATAAAAAAAATAATTTGCGAATACCTTGCTGGATTTTTGAAAAGCAACGGCAAATCAAAAAAAATTCTCTGTTTTCATGGCTATCCTGGCGTTGGAAAAACAATGGCAGCAGAATCTATCGCAAAAGCGCTAAACCGACCATTTATCAAAATTTCTCTCTCGAATATCAGGAATTTTTCTAACGAATATCAGCAGCACCCCGGGCACCTTGCAAAAGCCCTCATCTCTGCAAAAAGCCAATACCCAGTAATCCTCTTTGATGAGCTCGATAAAATGGATGCCTCACTTTTTACAGAACTTTTGGAAGCTTTTGACACCAACCAAAACAATGCAATCAAAGATCATTATTTAAATATTAACATAGATCTTTCTAACGCTCTGATTATCGCTACTGCTAACGATATAGAAAGAATTCCTCATCCGCTCTTAAACCGTATGGAACTTGTCCAAATTCATCCCTACACAGTGCAGGAACGTCTTGAAATAGCAAAAAAACACCTGCTTCCTAAGATTCTACAACTGATCCCTCTCCAAGACGAGTCTGTCGCAGCGTTAGAAAAAATTACACCAGAAATTACAATTATACTGTCCCAATATGAAGCCGGAGTTCGCAAACTCAACCAATTACTCACCAAAGCGGCTGAACAGTTGGCGTTTATCGAACTTACCGAAACAAGCGAAAAAACAAAGCTCATTCAAGAAATCACCGCCGAAAAAATTATTGGTGCAGAAAGTGCTGATATCTTACAAGAATGGGATGCCTCAAAACCTCTTACAATTCCAACTATCGGCGTTGTAAATGGCATGTATGCCGGAGGAGCTTGCGGCGGAGGATTACTAAAAATTCAAGCCAACATTATCCCTGGCGGAACCGGCCTTCTCATCAAAAATGAACTTGGTGGTAAAACCGCACAAATATCACACCAACAAACTCTTATGTTTATAAAAACATTTGCTGACAAGCTTGGTATACATTCAGAAATATTAAAAAATTCTGACTTTGCTATTACAAAACAAGATTATAATGAATTTGATGGACCTTCTGCGGGAATCGCGCAAACAGTTGCTCTTATTTCTGCGCTTACAAAACGTCCTGTAAAACCAGGATATGCTGTCACTGGTGCAATGGATGCACTCGGAAATCTCATTCCCGTCGGCGGCTATCGTGATAAAATTCAAGGAACTATTTATGCGGGAATAACACAATTTGTTGTTCCTGAATGTGCGCGAAGAACGATTGAAACGCTACTTCCAGAATTACCAGAAATCACCGTCCATTTTGTAAAAACAATCGATGAGGCAGTTAACATTCTTCTTGAAAAACCATAATTGTAGCGAAAAAAAAGAAACAAACTTAATCAACTATTTCCCAAAAATGAAACTTCCAGGTACGATGTGCGTCATGAATTAAATGTTTTTGTAGAAATAGTATGATGACATTAAAATCTTTTTTGTTTACTGTACTTTGTTTTTCCATAACCAGCACTTCAATAAAACCAGACCTGATCGATGATGTATACAATAATCCTGGAACATGTACTG from Candidatus Dependentiae bacterium harbors:
- a CDS encoding AAA family ATPase translates to MNKKTKLFTLIFFLLLPKTVNSYWAFITTPFRLARFVFSSTLSGGANIYFLGQIINFAYQKFNSSSPFYRLEQKISLSKMPSSLKSELYEEIKYAQLSHSEERAGGTHAFINQVLHFPWRKKKEPEADLKKIYQRIDSKIFGMHKIKKLVLDLFFAYHEGRIKHISPLCLYGPPGTGKTAFAVALAKALNLPYIIISATGANDPDAFFRGSLRTYVGSAPGFFFSAFSQLQCINPLIIIDEIDKQAVGNHRGTIQNVLLQALDPVQNKRFRDYYLNHDIDISNAFIITTANDINLISDPLQDRMLMVKVDEYSEKEREIIASTIIWNKIKGTYKIPPDVKKQFIQKALLKTAETRIFRSLKKILTKKINRWLRLNS
- a CDS encoding AAA family ATPase gives rise to the protein MLHFVKKLYKTIFFVVLFSLITTPYPIKAPLSLPSFEQICLGSVSFAALASLLMVYLDSRESRAQNHHKYTNNAHISDEIKQKISTKLKSLRLWKAHRELTANYLAVIDKFPFGITTESTIDLAAARASLDASHCGLSSVKETIIDYLAGIKLSGKSHKILCLSGMPGIGKTTVAESISKALGKKFSKITFGALKTLSSQTYGQEAELSGAGPIANALISAEAENPVILLDEIDKAPDYLLPQLLEILDPAQNKKFKDVYLGFEVDISNVTFIATANDLSKIARPLLDRMQVLELHPYSRQERVTIAHEKLIPQIAADMKLPKSIECKLHLLAEPLVDRIINNEAGVRDLKRYLISGAEKYARLHQEKRALLEDVTISPQEIIKTQHPEMLQLTPAFEIPEQKLVGVANGMYAAGTNGGGLLKIESICIPHGSGQLHANKLQGKFSAEAQNRVFAYVKSIADQYGIDQKTFRENDFMFGDQLYVPVDGPSAGLAHTVSLISTLTNTPVKQDFSMTGAIDMHGNVLPVNGYRDKILGSERSGIRNVVVPAAAKPVIESIKEDFKDLTIFYVSTVPEALKLVFETAQI
- a CDS encoding AAA family ATPase; this translates as MIQKTILKTTLIALLFAPSLNKAASFGGFMRGTRDTVITLSILASIYLAWVHFSATTDEAILMNQLLAQNAIPSHIKKIITSKIKYASLRRNTYISYVLKYPWEKQFPPAVNLSKAHETLQSHHGMNLVKTHILEQVALLQLNPSLKLRPICLVGPSGTGKTSIAQVIARAMNRPFNILSMGNDEKYFRGFEYTYEGSEPGAFMKLHTNFKNKFSVILFDELDKLNNKAAQTILEALDPERNSEYQDTFMDFPIDLSNHFFIATANDLSKIPSAIKDRMTIINVDPYTPKEKEIIALKNFIPKLKEEYNLPEDAIAELTALMPLIIERTSRTIEGENGVRTLQQALKSLAAKYYTAFLMGKKISITKENLSSYLDPQFSEFRLSDTPEDAIMYANTHLKRLRVSQEIFRRIEDRISDFKGYADKTSATLIRTYVDWILKYPFVSQQPKTPQFSEIMAQLNATHYGIWHIKKIICEYLAGFLKSNGKSKKILCFHGYPGVGKTMAAESIAKALNRPFIKISLSNIRNFSNEYQQHPGHLAKALISAKSQYPVILFDELDKMDASLFTELLEAFDTNQNNAIKDHYLNINIDLSNALIIATANDIERIPHPLLNRMELVQIHPYTVQERLEIAKKHLLPKILQLIPLQDESVAALEKITPEITIILSQYEAGVRKLNQLLTKAAEQLAFIELTETSEKTKLIQEITAEKIIGAESADILQEWDASKPLTIPTIGVVNGMYAGGACGGGLLKIQANIIPGGTGLLIKNELGGKTAQISHQQTLMFIKTFADKLGIHSEILKNSDFAITKQDYNEFDGPSAGIAQTVALISALTKRPVKPGYAVTGAMDALGNLIPVGGYRDKIQGTIYAGITQFVVPECARRTIETLLPELPEITVHFVKTIDEAVNILLEKP